The proteins below are encoded in one region of Fibrobacterota bacterium:
- a CDS encoding TonB-dependent receptor plug domain-containing protein, producing MLPQKIEIIDQRDIALTASDDLTDQLKKSSSIDVVQYPGLLSGVGMRGFRPQLGSLNQRTLLLIDGRPAGVTNYSTLDLVPVERVEILKGPYSALYGPQAMSGVINVVPRRSTGKIQNEVRAGTGSFGRLQGAFISGGSLTEKLNYDLAARSFAQTRNYRIGREHTLKDLGFVEDDRPTILPSGAPEERKSDQGDSKNRPFTEYEEQIANLRLGYDFNDNWRLETHINVYDAPNAESPGDIYYGLTQPGRQSLENYNGDASLRGLFGIHDLELRAYAAREVSQTFNVANDFESYESTFDFSGVMLRDNIAWKSYSLTAGDIVAQH from the coding sequence ATGCTGCCCCAGAAAATCGAGATCATCGACCAACGCGATATCGCCCTCACGGCGTCCGATGACCTGACTGATCAACTGAAAAAATCCTCATCCATAGACGTGGTCCAATATCCCGGCCTGCTGTCGGGGGTGGGCATGCGCGGCTTTCGGCCCCAGCTAGGCAGCCTAAACCAGAGAACCCTTCTGCTCATCGATGGGCGGCCCGCCGGCGTCACCAATTACTCGACCCTGGATCTGGTCCCTGTGGAACGGGTAGAAATCCTCAAGGGCCCTTACTCCGCCTTGTACGGCCCCCAGGCGATGAGCGGCGTGATCAACGTCGTGCCTCGGCGCTCAACCGGGAAGATCCAGAATGAAGTCCGCGCCGGAACGGGGAGTTTCGGGCGTTTGCAAGGGGCCTTCATTTCCGGAGGCAGCCTTACCGAAAAGTTGAATTACGACCTAGCCGCCCGCTCCTTCGCCCAGACCCGGAACTACCGCATCGGGCGGGAACATACCCTGAAGGATCTGGGTTTCGTGGAGGATGATCGGCCTACGATCTTGCCCAGCGGGGCCCCCGAGGAAAGGAAAAGTGATCAAGGCGATAGCAAGAACCGTCCGTTTACCGAATACGAAGAGCAGATCGCCAATCTGCGCCTAGGGTACGACTTTAATGATAACTGGCGCCTTGAAACCCATATCAATGTGTACGACGCGCCCAATGCTGAGAGTCCCGGAGACATCTACTACGGCCTCACCCAGCCCGGGCGCCAGAGCCTTGAAAACTATAACGGTGACGCCAGCCTGCGCGGACTCTTCGGCATCCACGATTTGGAGTTGCGTGCCTATGCCGCTCGCGAGGTTTCCCAGACTTTCAACGTCGCGAACGATTTCGAGAGTTATGAAAGCACCTTCGATTTCTCGGGGGTCATGTTGCGCGACAATATCGCCTGGAAATCTTACTCCCTTACGGCCGGCGATATTGTCGCGCAACATGA
- a CDS encoding MBL fold metallo-hydrolase, producing the protein MENPETSLDIDAETLREWLEAGKAVTVLDVRPQGQREEWSIPGSMHADVYDAIKAGDAEAVRRLKVPQGIPVVTVCAMGKTSKKAADILAQGGFEAFSLAGGMQAWSHAWNVADVPFDLPEAELVQVRRAGKGCLSYLLLSRGEAVVIDPSVDPEVYLTLAEKRGVRIRAVLDTHVHADHFSRSKALADKAGIGTQDLREGESIPLGRLRLEAWETPGHTPESKCYILEGRAAFTGDTLFLDSIGRPDLIAGLDPKRQSEILYASIRRLAGLSDATWILPGHLSVPPAFDGKPLAATLGELRTRNKYLSASKEEFLVSLAVGGNSPPPNFERIVEANRSGILPEGDWALLEAGPNRCARA; encoded by the coding sequence TTGGAAAATCCTGAGACGAGCCTGGACATCGATGCGGAAACGCTCCGCGAATGGTTGGAAGCAGGGAAAGCCGTTACCGTGCTGGATGTGCGTCCGCAAGGGCAACGCGAGGAGTGGTCCATCCCCGGCAGCATGCATGCCGATGTCTATGATGCGATCAAAGCGGGCGATGCCGAAGCGGTGCGACGCCTGAAGGTACCGCAAGGGATTCCGGTCGTCACGGTCTGCGCTATGGGCAAGACCAGCAAGAAGGCGGCGGATATCCTGGCGCAAGGCGGCTTTGAGGCCTTTTCCCTGGCCGGCGGAATGCAGGCCTGGAGCCACGCCTGGAACGTGGCCGATGTCCCGTTCGATCTTCCCGAGGCGGAGCTCGTCCAAGTCCGCCGGGCTGGAAAAGGCTGCCTTTCCTATCTCCTGCTGTCCCGAGGCGAGGCGGTGGTCATCGACCCTTCCGTGGATCCCGAGGTTTATCTTACGCTTGCGGAAAAGCGGGGTGTACGCATCAGGGCAGTGCTGGATACCCATGTGCATGCGGACCATTTTTCCAGATCCAAGGCCTTGGCGGATAAAGCAGGGATTGGAACCCAAGACTTGCGCGAAGGCGAATCGATTCCCCTCGGAAGGCTACGATTGGAGGCATGGGAAACCCCGGGCCACACGCCGGAAAGCAAGTGTTACATCCTTGAGGGGCGCGCGGCATTCACCGGGGATACCCTGTTCCTGGATTCCATCGGCAGGCCGGACCTCATCGCGGGATTGGATCCGAAAAGGCAATCCGAAATCCTGTATGCTTCGATCCGCCGGTTGGCAGGACTATCCGACGCCACTTGGATACTACCCGGCCACCTGTCTGTCCCGCCCGCGTTCGATGGCAAGCCCCTGGCCGCGACCCTGGGAGAGCTGAGGACCCGGAACAAATACCTTTCCGCATCCAAAGAGGAATTCCTGGTCTCGCTTGCGGTCGGAGGGAACTCGCCGCCTCCCAACTTCGAGAGGATCGTGGAGGCCAACCGGAGCGGAATCCTTCCCGAAGGGGATTGGGCATTGCTTGAAGCCGGTCCTAACCGCTGTGCCCGTGCCTGA
- a CDS encoding ArsR family transcriptional regulator: MSDSTSLKGAVYEQVARIGKAICSPQRLEILAVLSQSPRHVESLADETHLTIANTSRHLQILKAARLVETERHRNQILYRLADEFVGEFLRAYIGMAENRLAEIEQIVKRFHAGKEDLQPVDREALIKAVRRGEVLVLDVRPREEYETGHIQGAVSIPLKELEKRLADLPKSQSIAAYCRGPYCMFAVKAAEVLRRKGYDAVVLKESVQDWKALGYPVESGPGKARASKEKGRLLGKS, from the coding sequence GTGAGCGATTCGACTTCCTTGAAAGGCGCAGTCTACGAACAGGTTGCTCGTATCGGCAAGGCCATATGCAGCCCTCAGCGGTTGGAAATCCTTGCGGTCTTGTCCCAGAGTCCCCGGCATGTCGAGTCCCTTGCGGACGAAACGCATTTAACGATCGCCAATACCTCCCGGCACTTGCAAATCTTGAAAGCGGCCCGATTGGTCGAAACGGAACGCCATAGGAACCAGATCCTCTACCGGCTCGCGGATGAATTCGTGGGGGAGTTCTTGCGCGCCTATATCGGCATGGCCGAGAATCGCCTGGCCGAAATCGAACAAATTGTCAAACGATTCCATGCAGGCAAGGAGGATTTGCAACCCGTGGATCGCGAGGCCTTAATCAAGGCCGTGCGCAGAGGCGAAGTCCTGGTCTTGGACGTCCGGCCCCGTGAGGAATACGAAACCGGCCATATCCAAGGCGCGGTTTCCATACCTTTGAAAGAATTAGAAAAGCGGCTCGCCGACTTGCCCAAGTCCCAATCCATCGCGGCCTATTGCCGCGGACCATACTGTATGTTCGCTGTGAAGGCCGCGGAAGTCCTGCGGCGCAAAGGCTACGATGCCGTGGTACTGAAAGAGAGCGTACAGGATTGGAAGGCACTGGGATATCCAGTCGAATCGGGTCCGGGAAAAGCACGGGCCTCGAAGGAGAAGGGTCGCTTGCTTGGAAAATCCTGA
- a CDS encoding diphosphate--fructose-6-phosphate 1-phosphotransferase yields the protein MSLSILEKHRKQYQPKVPPSLRQGIAKVKVVEGAAAEPPKDREAIKKSFPTTYGAALLSLQAGEQAGEAKPLRVGVVLSGGQAPGGHNVIAGIFDSIKAIHPQSEIIGFLGGPSGLEKGKYEIIGQAKMDAYRNTGGFDIIGSGRTKLETTEQFDRCIEVIKNLNLNAVVIIGGDDSNTNAAILAEYLKGKGLSTSVIGVPKTIDGDLKNTHIPVSFGFDTAVKTYSELIGNIARDAGSAKKYWHFIKLMGRSASHIALEAGLQTQANVTLVSEEVEKKNLSLEQIVDDIARVISARADAGKNYGVVLIPEGLIEFIPSVKKLIGRLNDLLAKHADEFAKLDSAEAKIDIMTKWLGAEASTADLGKTFASLPKTIQLQLLLDRDPHGNVQVSLIETEALLAELVGRKLKASPSFKGKFSSQRHFFGYEGRAAAPSNFDSDYCYSLGCVAAILVRSGRTGYMASIRNVSKGPDQWVAGGIPITMMFNMEQRHGHLKPVIQKALVDLDGPAFKALAASRSKWEIEDAFVYPGPIQYFGPAEVCDAITKTLELEQG from the coding sequence GTGAGCCTCTCCATCCTCGAAAAGCATCGCAAGCAATACCAGCCGAAAGTCCCGCCTTCCCTGCGCCAGGGCATCGCGAAGGTGAAAGTCGTGGAGGGAGCGGCAGCGGAACCTCCCAAAGATCGCGAGGCCATCAAGAAAAGCTTCCCGACCACTTACGGCGCCGCGCTGCTTTCCCTGCAGGCGGGCGAGCAAGCCGGGGAAGCCAAACCTTTGCGCGTAGGCGTCGTGCTTTCGGGCGGACAGGCTCCCGGCGGCCATAACGTCATCGCGGGGATTTTCGACAGCATCAAGGCCATCCATCCCCAGAGCGAGATCATCGGATTCCTGGGCGGCCCTTCGGGATTGGAAAAGGGCAAGTACGAGATCATCGGACAGGCCAAAATGGACGCCTATCGGAACACCGGCGGTTTCGATATCATCGGCTCAGGGCGCACCAAGCTGGAAACGACCGAGCAGTTCGACCGTTGCATCGAGGTCATCAAGAACCTGAACTTGAACGCGGTCGTCATCATCGGCGGGGACGACTCCAACACGAATGCGGCTATCCTGGCGGAATACCTCAAGGGCAAAGGCCTGTCCACTTCGGTGATCGGCGTGCCTAAGACCATCGATGGCGATCTCAAAAACACCCATATCCCGGTCTCCTTCGGATTCGACACCGCGGTCAAGACCTACAGCGAGTTGATCGGCAACATCGCCCGCGACGCGGGTTCGGCCAAGAAGTATTGGCATTTCATCAAGCTGATGGGCCGTTCCGCCAGCCATATCGCCTTGGAAGCCGGACTGCAGACCCAGGCCAACGTGACCCTCGTTTCCGAAGAGGTCGAGAAGAAGAACCTAAGCCTGGAACAGATCGTCGACGACATCGCCCGCGTCATTTCGGCCCGGGCCGACGCCGGCAAGAACTACGGCGTCGTACTCATCCCCGAGGGACTTATCGAGTTCATCCCCTCGGTGAAGAAGCTGATCGGCCGCCTCAACGACCTGCTGGCTAAGCACGCGGACGAATTCGCCAAGCTGGATTCGGCCGAGGCCAAGATCGATATCATGACCAAATGGCTGGGGGCCGAAGCATCCACCGCCGACCTCGGCAAGACCTTCGCTTCCCTGCCTAAGACCATTCAACTCCAACTTTTGCTCGATCGGGATCCGCACGGCAACGTGCAGGTCTCCCTCATCGAGACCGAAGCCCTGCTCGCCGAGTTGGTGGGGCGCAAGCTTAAGGCATCGCCTTCGTTCAAAGGCAAATTCTCCTCCCAGCGGCATTTCTTCGGGTACGAAGGGCGCGCCGCCGCGCCTTCCAACTTCGACTCCGATTATTGCTACAGCCTGGGGTGCGTGGCCGCCATCCTGGTTCGCAGCGGGCGCACCGGCTACATGGCCTCGATCCGGAACGTTTCCAAGGGACCGGACCAATGGGTAGCCGGGGGCATTCCCATCACCATGATGTTCAACATGGAGCAACGCCACGGACATTTGAAGCCGGTCATCCAAAAGGCCTTGGTCGATCTGGACGGGCCGGCCTTCAAAGCCTTGGCGGCGAGCCGGTCAAAGTGGGAGATCGAAGATGCCTTCGTGTATCCGGGACCCATCCAATATTTCGGGCCGGCCGAGGTTTGCGATGCGATTACCAAAACACTGGAGCTGGAACAAGGCTAA
- the nrdR gene encoding transcriptional repressor NrdR has translation MKCPFCTCEEDKVVDSRSSREGKAIRRRRECLSCGQRFTTYEYVETMPLTIVKADGRREPYDRQKVLGGLYTACKKRPVAAETIEQMVDQIENSLQGMTDGEIQSKVIGELCMKALFPVDEVAYIRFASVYRKFKEIKEFLSEISVMQQNYT, from the coding sequence ATGAAGTGTCCGTTCTGCACATGCGAAGAAGATAAGGTGGTCGATTCCCGCTCAAGCCGGGAAGGCAAGGCTATCCGTCGGCGTCGCGAGTGCCTAAGCTGCGGTCAACGCTTCACCACCTACGAATACGTCGAGACCATGCCGCTCACCATCGTGAAGGCGGATGGACGTCGCGAGCCCTATGATCGGCAAAAGGTTTTGGGCGGCCTCTACACGGCGTGCAAGAAACGCCCGGTCGCTGCGGAAACCATCGAGCAGATGGTGGACCAGATCGAGAACAGCCTGCAAGGCATGACGGACGGCGAGATCCAATCCAAGGTGATTGGCGAGCTATGCATGAAGGCCTTGTTCCCCGTGGATGAGGTGGCCTATATCCGCTTCGCCTCCGTTTATCGCAAGTTCAAGGAAATCAAGGAGTTCCTCTCCGAGATTTCCGTCATGCAGCAGAATTACACTTGA